The genomic segment CCTCTACTTGTAATTTACTTATTTTCTTTTATTGTAGTTTTCTAGTaatgtacttatttattttatcattatagtaatttttaaaaatactttgcacaatactgctgtcacaaaacaacaaatttcatattgGACAGGACAATGATGATGAATCTAATTTTAATTCCAGAGTTTGCAGTGCACAATTACACAAAGACTGAAAGagtgagacacacagagacacagagacacagagacagagaccaGAGACACTCATAGAGACACAAGAGAGATAGAGATACTCAGAAAGACAGGGAGACAATCAGAGTGACACAAAGACACTCAGAGAAAGACACACACAGCAAACGACACATAGACAGCAAGATGGGGAGACACATTAGGGCTAGAGAGACACAAAGACAGAGAGACATGGAGacactcagagagacacagagacataGCAAAAGACGGAGagagacacaaacacacagtgggagacagagtgggaCGTACAGGTGGGAAGATGTAGTCTCTCTCTACTTCAGAGTCAGCAATTCCTCTCTCACATTAACAACTTCCCTTCAAGCACACAGCGTATGGGTTCCAACATATtaagacacacacacagtcagtctctctctctctctctcagaaacaTACACACCACCCCTCCTTGCTCTCCCACATCCCTACGCAATGTCAAATACTGCTTCCATTAGGTGCTTTGCTgtgttggaatcagttggttttgAGTTCAACTAATAAAGTTTGCATTAGGACGAAAATTGAAGTTACCAACATTTTTAAGGCTTATATTTTCACAACCTGTGGTGTGTGTCTCCACCTGCTGGTAGCAAAGTAGTATAGCAGACACTACGGTTATATGACACGCACGCTGTTTTAATTCTCCTTTTGCCTGTCCCAGGGATGTGGCCTTACCTCAGAGTCAGAGTGTCAGTCTGCACAAGTCACTATCTTGTCTTTGAGGTTTCACATCATCTGCACCCGTTCCTTTGCTTAAACTTTAAAATGCACGACCGCAAGGCACCTCATTCTTAAAACTCCCAAGAGAGCCCAGGGATCAAatgaagttcaggaagggcgcgagaggtttatctcggccggattggtgttggtgaaggaggggttaaactcggttccagtacggatctggagagacactggagtttgtcagtcattgatcttaaagagtgtattagactttagttcagagacctaGACTAcggaggtcagggtgataaaaggcattgggaaaggaactgaaacagtacctttgcaccagatacacctaaaaagcaacttggtctccggaccggtcacgacaggggtgaggcccgaattaccgatggaagacgtggaggtcttactcggtaatggcctcgccggcggagaggtttacccagcagtaagattgacaagccagcctgccaggactgaagacccgcccatggactcacaggttcatcccgtTTGCGCCGTGAAtgggcgcatgtccagaaaggctgccgaagtgaatatagatttagctgagacgtttctaccagccttgtaccaggaggggttagaaagtgagaagaaggggcGTAGTGAAACGGAagttgaggtagacttatcattagcaaggaaggagattatactggcacaggagcgagacgaggatcTGATGGtcttgacggagacagctctctccgaagcagaattgaaaagggagccagtgggctattatgtgaaggagggagtgctaatgaggaaatggagaccaagtaccgtgctcgcagatgaggaatggggggtgataatgccgaaaatttatggggctgagattcttaacctggcccacaagatacccctcggtggacactttgggtgaggaaaacagtcaaAGAGTTTGACTGGCCGCACgggaggaaggatgctattgactacTATAGACGTGAactaacacagttacaggctattgatatgTTAACAGCTTGCCACAGACCTAGTCGGTGCTGTcaggaaaattaatgaggctagggtgccacctgatcaggggaaaacccattttggaaAGATAAgcatggtgccgaccagatggggaagtctattgttttggccagctttgctgataaggtctctcccttaacccccgaacagagcaCGTACACGTTTGTCCGGATGCCCCGGGGCGATGCCAAGAGACGGTACATGGTGTTGtggtcacatcaggtcagcctagtaagcaGCACCCCTAtcggatgattaattcagtgacaaaagggcgaaagaacgcagaagcgtgtattgacgatttagtggtctggagtgacacgtggaaggagcacattgtggcagtagagaaactgtttaaacggctgtttgaagccagcctgacagtgaacctcgcaaaatgTGAATTCgaccacgcgaaggtcacttatctgggatttgtggtgggacaggggcagctggctccgatgcaggttaaggtgcgggctatctccgaagtccccaccccgacagacaggAGAGTCCTGAGAAgcttcttggggatggtggggtactatcggaagttttgcaaaaactttgtggatattaccctccctcttactaagctcttgccaaagaatgctaagtttgtgtgggacgacctGTGTTATATTCGTCCGGGACGGAAACCACTgagaatttacactgatcacaacccattagtgtttttggccactacgAAGGATAAAAACGAAAggttgctaaattggagcctggtcttagaggatattaaaataacacatataaaaggcacgtaaaatgtgattgctgactgtctgtcaaggtgttgacaacttaaagttctctgtattagccgaatagctgatgaccctgtatattagtaTGCACCCCCGTAAAAATTCTTTaaaggataggggtgtgacgaaaaaccaagttgtcagaagattgatgctaatgagagagagataagtgagacaatgaagaaacattcaaaatgctaataagagagaggagagagattaacgagaaagaaacacatttcagaatattgacagaccggttgctttgattctgaactgtttgaagtttgatggacaggcgataccccagcagggggataaaaaggaacaggtttgctaaggcacgacagaccccacgagatcacgagataacgagaccctggaagagcggtgtgcccccacaaatggtgggagttggaggtctggttcgagggaaccgaccatagtCTGACTGGGTGACAAGGGACGATCGGCGGGaaactggtgtgtgtgtccgcccttgcctgggtgccgggttcaccgcagatttgcatctctctctctctctccccaacggcacaacagcgattactgcgaactgtactaagctgaactgaactctgcgtcacttgagactgatcattttacccctggaCTGCGATAGagattggttgattcctattaccctagttctgtgtacatgtgtgttttatcattgctaacctgttgcatttatatccttacgattagagcaccgtgttacttatttctttaataaaactttatcaaTTTccggtaatccagactccaactagtggtccatttctgctggtttggcaacccagttacggggtacgtaacaagtgATACTGCATCTTGTTCCGATTCTTTTTTAGTTTGGCACCACATCCCGGACCCGACCCTGCACACTTTGGTGCTCTGTCTACGCCGTCAGCAGCAGAAACACAGGCAGTCAGGGTTCCTCAAGCCTGACTTTCATCCATTCAATTCAATCCTCAACAGTTTCGGCAGAAGGCCCACCGTGGAAGCAGATGGCTCACTCCCGCTACAAGGGGCATTGATATGTAagcaatacatttcaattactgtCAATCTCAGAAAGTGAATAAGTAAAGAGATGACTGAGAAGGGAGATAACAGTCTCGGATTAAATGGATTTGGGGTGGTGGGGGCAGCAGATATAGCATTGCCGGACAACGATTGGGAGGGCACGGTAGTTTAGCAGTTAGTGAAACGCTATTTCATGACCAGCGTCACACGTTCAATTCCCGCCGACTTCTGTAAGTTTCCCCAACGACCATCTGGATTTCTCCCTTAATAGCAAAGACCTGTGGGGttaataagttaattggtcacgggGATGTAATTTGACGGCGCGGGCCGGTCGGATCTTTTGCCGTGTTGTATCTCTCAATACAGATAATTTATAGAATTACTGATATTCATTTAAAGAATTTTTGGAAACATCGTAATTAAGCCCCCACTGAATTCAGTCTTCCCACTTTTCCCACCTCCCCCATATCCCACAAACTCACCGACCTCACCCACCCTTGACAAGTGCCTTTCAAAAGCAAAAATGCTCGGATACAGGAAATCTGAAAATAAGCATCGGGTTCGGTCACATCTCTGGAGAAATGACCATTCATTACCAGTGTCACTGACTCCCAACGTTCCCGCGCTCCAAGACACCACCCTCGCTTAAACACGCACCGCATTCCCCAGTGACATGTCGACAGTTTAACTGAAGAAAGAATTGGACAATGAGATCGACAGAAGTTTATAGGTATTTATGAAGTATTTTATTTGTTTCCTTAAGCAACAACAAAGCAATGGCCTGGATCCATCCAACCAGACGCTGGGGTTTGGGAGCTCCGGCTGAAAGCGGGACACCAGCACGGGGCAGCTCACAACTCGACGTCGCTCTTCAGCAAGGGCTTGACTGAGGACAGCTTGTCATTCCAGTTGAAAGCGCAATAGTTGGGCCATTCGTTACCCTCGAAAGTGATGCGTCGCTCACCGCATAGGTTGGCGTGCTGGAACAGAATCCACACGCCTGCCTTCACCTTATGGGAAGAGACGAGGTTTACGAAGCCGGCTCTCCTCAGATCATTCGTCGTTTCCCTAATGCTGCAGCTTAGGCCGTAAAAGTTGACGTGCTCGTACAGAACGATCTCCGGGTTCTTCAAATCCTCCTTCACCAGCCGCAAAGAGAGAATTTTCTGATCCAGATCGCCCAGACTTGCGTGGTCTCCGGGACCGAGCACCTTGAACGCCCCCGTGAAGTTTTCGCCGGCGTACGCCACCCAGTGCTGGCCGATTACTCTGATCGAGCGGGCAGTATAACCGAAGTTCCGAACAGTAAGGTCGGGAACGTTGTCCACAAAGTCCTTGTCCTTCCCGGTAAAGTCAGGGTTTTCGTAGAGAGTGATTTTACTCATCTTGATACAGCGGTGAGTGCCGTCCACGAGTTTACAGAGGCGCAGCTGAAGCGAGAGTTGTTCCCCGGGTTAAATCTGCTCAGTGTTCGGTCAAACGACCAACAACAGCCATCAGCCAATCACGCTTTAGAGGAGCGGCCCCCTTTGGGAGCGGGCACGTCTGAGAGGCAAAGTTGTTGTTTCGAAGGGTTGTTGAAACTTGGGTGATATCCAATTCCTGTAGCTGGATTGTCAGGGCGGTGCGAGATCAAGGAATTCGGGCAGACTGCTGGAGGTGGGGCCGATCCTTAAGAAGATGTGGACTGCTCAGAACATCAGCGACCAGAGTTTTAACGAGATGCTGGGGTTCCACCGAAGATGCAGGCAGGCGGATTTGTCTGACCAAAGGGGAAAGGGTGATGGAGACAGACAATGCAGAGTTCTCCCGTGTCCGTTTCACTTAGCAACAACGCTTCCCCCTTGGGTactgctgaggttgggtggtaACCTGTGAGGGAAAAAGAACaacatattgtgttcagtgaaatTGAGGTTATGACCAGCTCTGAGGTTAGCGGGGAAGGCGCAGGtcaggaaggggttgggggagAAAAGACATTCTGTAGCCGCACGAGAGATGGCAAGTTGAAGTTTCCCACCCGGATTTCTTTTTATAGTAGAAAACATAAATGTAAACCAGGTTAATTAATACTAAAGATGTAATGGTATAAAGATGGGGAAATAAAGCTATTCGAGATAGAATTGTGGCTGACCTGGGCGCTGTTAAAATAGAGTTCTGCTGCTGGCCGAATGTTCCTCGTTGTGAAGTTTCACATATCCACGTGTCCGTCAGGCACCTCACGTTGGTGATAGCTGTTCTCCTTCAGAGTGACCAATTCAAAACTTGCATTCCTGTGTCATTGGTCGTAGGTCGTGGAAGCCAGTCCCACACAGCACAGccgccaatgacactggaatgctaCATTTGAAATGGTAAGAAATGAATATAAAATCAGACGCTTCAAGTACGCAGGTGGAGGTTACTCCGAAAGGGAACAATTATCGCGTATGTGAGATGTCCGATGGACACGTGGAGATTGGAAACTGGATGACGAACAATATGTGGCCAGCAGCAGAAACTCcctaagtgtgaaaggtgaaatgtttaagggaacatcttcactgagagtatggtgggtgtgtgtggaatgagttgccagcagaagttCAATTTCAAGATTGATAAGAGATTTGGATAACCACATGTGTGGAAGGGGTAATGTCCAGTACAGGTCACTGGGACTAGGCAGACAAATAGCTTGGCaaggtctagatgggccaaatggcctgttttgtaCTGTAGTGCTCAAATAGAAGATGCTAATGTGAAGGAAAACTGCAGGCAAAGTCTAGAAGTAAAGACGTGTATTGCAGCAATGACGACAGCCAAGCTTCAAAAACATCCCGAGTGATATTTTAAAAAAGgacggagagagaaaccggggaattatagaccggttagcctaacgtcggtggtggggaaactgctggagtcagttatcaaagatgtgataacagcacatttggaaagcggtgaaatcatcggacaaagtcagcatggatttgtgaaaggaaaatcatgtctgacgaatctcatagaattttttgaggatctaactagtagagtggataggggagaaccagtggatgtggtatatttggattttcaaaaggcttttcacAAGATCCCACACAagagatcagtgtgcaaactcaaagcacacggtattgggggtaaggtattatgtggatagagaattggttagcagacaggaagcaaagagtgggaataaacgggaccttttcagaatggcaggcagtgactagcggggtaccgcaaggctcagtgctgggaccccagttgtttacaatatatattaatgacttggatgagggaattaaatgcagcatccccaagtttgcggatgacacgaagttgggcggcagtgttagctgtgaggaggatgctaagaggatgcagggtgacttggataggttaggtgagtgggcaaattcatggcagatgcaatttaatgtggataaatgtgaagttatccactttggtggcaaaaataggaaaacagattattatctgaatggtggccgattaggaaagggggaggtgcaacgagacctgggtgtcattatacaccagtcattgaaagtgggcatgcaggtacagcaggcagtgaaaaaggcgaatggtatgctggcattgggagcaagaggattcgaatacaggagcagggaggtactactgcagttgtacaaggctttggtgtgaccacgcctggagtattgtgtgcagttttggtcccctaatctgaggaaagacatccttgccatagagggagtacagagaaggttcaccagattgattcctgggatggcaggactttcatatgaagaaagactggatgaactgggcttgtactcgttggaatttagaagattgaggggggatctgattgaaacgcataaaatcctaaagggattggacaggctagatgcaggaagattgttccccatgttggggaagtccagaacgaggggtcacaggttgaggataaaggggaagccttttaggactgagattaggaaaaacttcttcacacagagagtggtgaatctgtggaattctctgtcagaggaaacagttgaggccggttcattggctatatttaagagggagttagatatggccattgtggctaaagggatcagggggtatggggggaaggctggtgcagggttctgagttggatgatcagccatgatcatactgaatggcggtgcaggctcgaagggccgaatggcctactcctgcacctattttctatgtttctatggtctaACAATGGCAAATGaaagttaatgcagacaagtgtgaggtgaagGGAAATCCAGGGCAAGACTTACAAAGCGACCGCCAAGATTCCTGCAAAGTGGTATCTggacataaagaaagct from the Mobula birostris isolate sMobBir1 chromosome 13, sMobBir1.hap1, whole genome shotgun sequence genome contains:
- the LOC140208145 gene encoding epidermal differentiation-specific protein-like, encoding MSKITLYENPDFTGKDKDFVDNVPDLTVRNFGYTARSIRVIGQHWVAYAGENFTGAFKVLGPGDHASLGDLDQKILSLRLVKEDLKNPEIVLYEHVNFYGLSCSIRETTNDLRRAGFVNLVSSHKVKAGVWILFQHANLCGERRITFEGNEWPNYCAFNWNDKLSSVKPLLKSDVEL